In Portunus trituberculatus isolate SZX2019 chromosome 33, ASM1759143v1, whole genome shotgun sequence, the following proteins share a genomic window:
- the LOC123512384 gene encoding uncharacterized protein LOC123512384, translated as MRRLLLVAMVVAAAVGAAQKRNNWSWGADGEDPKPADTNSDESKKRSITGFGVVDPPVFPGGPAPGPGFAHAPGPALTHAPGPAFTHIPGPALTHAPGPAHPLGHPGGPHVVHVDGPTPTHGPVEPLVTGHQLRGEDRSVVAGPGDGKSEARFLGIKDKLCEFGLAYDCHKGKGYKGYGYSHHDISYVQPVQVVAVGGPIAAVPVAHKGYAHKGKGYGVPVSYPAAPPVYHAPAQPSYGPPPPPAYHAPSYDHHHHEAGVVNHVHTHKHLYNSGHGYGGSYGKDNSFDSSYSIDKHDGGPNPFIPGSPFSPASNTFPSSPFLNDCECVAAQFCAFGDVIPRSNDLLQHITARNKRTDTLSIDGEEDEAVAASEGSEVAVKSETAEARKSRRRRDTVIFEDNKRPERDTMVFRETFGGPGIRGLPHSSSRQGFQGGSSPLQLGAHGGPCGFGRVCCRNPVFRQQRAINTCGRRSNTLGNLGRVKTNRFEQGDTEFGEYPWHGAILRRDAGDNVYVCGGALIDSRHLLTAAHCITGLSPSELKVRLGEWDVSGKTEFYKHFDTNVAGIYSHPDFYAGNLQNDVAVIRLQSAVDMVSNPHISPVCLPERHTSYNSQRCFVSGWGKDAFGNHGNFQHLLKEVDLPVMDRRTCQSTFQRTKLGSQFSLHSGMICAGGEEGKDACEGDGGSPLVCQGPGGSVELAGLVSWGLGCGERGIPGVYTNVPYYIDWIRSITKS; from the exons ATGAGGCGCCTCCtgctggtggcgatggtggtggcggcggcggtgggcgCTGCGCAGAAGAGAAATAACTGGTCCTGGGGAGCTGACGGCGAGGACCCCAAGCCCGCTGACACCAACTCCGATGAGTCCAAGAAAAGGTCCATCACCGGCTTCGGTGTAGTGGATCCTCCTGTCTTCCCCGGCGGCCCAGCACCTGGCCCAGGCTTTGCTCACGCCCCCGGCCCTGCCCTCACCCACGCCCCAGGCCCTGCCTTCACCCATATTCCTGGTCCTGCCCTCACTCACGCTCCTGGTCCTGCCCACCCCCTTGGCCATCCTGGTGGCCCTCATGTAGTCCACGTGGACGGTCCTACCCCTACTCACGGCCCCGTGGAGCCTTTGGTGACAGGCCACCAGCTGCGCGGCGAGGACCGCAGCGTGGTGGCGGGGCCCGGGGACGGCAAGTCTGAGGCGAGGTTCCTGGGCATCAAAGACAAGCTGTGTGAATTTGGCCTTGCTTATGAT TGCCACAAAGGGAAGGGCTACAAGGGGTACGGCTACAGCCACCACGACATCTCCTACGTGCAGCCCGTGCAGGTGGTGGCCGTCGGGGGCCCCATCGCCGCCGTGCCCGTGGCTCACAAAGGCTACGCCCACAAGGGGAAAGGCTATGGCGTGCCCGTTAGCTACCCCGCCGCCCCTCCTGTCTACCACGCCCCTGCCCAGCCTTCCTACGGCCCACCCCCGCCCCCAGCCTACCATGCACCGagctacgaccaccaccaccacgaggccGGCGTGGTGAatcacgtacacacgcacaaacacctCTACAACTCCGGCCACGGGTACGGCGGAAGCTACGGCAAGGACAACTCCTTCGACAGCTCCTACTCCATCGATAAACATGACGGCGGACCCAACCCCTTCATCCCAGGCTCGCCCTTCAGCCCCGCCAGCaacacctttccctcctcgcCCTTCCTCAACGACTGCGAGTGCGTGGCTGCTCAATTCTGCGCCTTCGGGGACGTCATTCCAAGAAGCAACGACCTCCTGCAGCACATCACTGCGCGCAACAAGCGAACTGACACGCTCTCCATTGACGGCGAGGAGGACGAGGCGGTGGCGGCGTCCGAGGGCAGCGAGGTGGCGGTGAAGAGCGAGACGGCAGAGGCAAGGAAGTCCAGGCGCAGGAGGGACACTGTGATCTTCGAGGACAACAAGAGGCCTGAGCGAGACACGATGGTGTTCAGGGAGACGTTTGGTGGCCCAGGCATCAGAGGACTGCCCCACTCCAGCAGCCGCCAAGGG TTCCAAGGCGGCTCTTCACCGTTGCAGCTCGGGGCGCATGGAGGGCCGTGTGGGTTTGGTCGGGTGTGCTGCCGCAACCCAGTCTTCCGTCAGCAGCGCGCCATCAACACCTGCGGCAGAAGGTCAAACACGCTGGGTAACCTGGGCCGCGTCAAGACCAACCGCTTCGAGCAAGGCGACACAGAGTTCGGCGAGTACCCTTGGCACGGCGCGATCTTGAGGCGCGACGCTGGAGataacgtgtatgtgtgtggcggTGCGCTCATTGACTCCCGCCACCTGTTGACCGCCGCCCACTGCATCACCGG aCTGTCGCCGAGTGAGCTGAAGGTGCGCCTGGGTGAGTGGGACGTCAGCGGCAAGACAGAGTTCTACAAGCACTTCGACACCAACGTGGCTGGCATCTACTCTCACCCTGACTTCTACGCCGGCAACCTACAGAACGACGTGGCCGTGATCAGGCTGCAGAGCGCCGTGGATATGGTGTCCAA CCCACACATCTCCCCGGTCTGCCTCCCGGAACGCCACACCTCCTACAATAGCCAGCGGTGCTTCGTCTCCGGCTGGGGTAAAGATGCCTTCGGGAATCACGGCAACTTCCAGCACCTCCTGAAGGAAGTGGACCTGCCCGTCATGGACCGCAGGACCTGCCAGTCCACCTTCCAGCGAACCAAACTCGGTAGCCAGTTCTCTCTTCACAGCGGCATGATCTGCGCCGGCGGGGAGGAGGGCAAGGACGCCTgtgag GGTGACGGGGGCAGCCCACTGGTGTGTCAGGGGCCGGGCGGGTCTGTGGAGCTGGCGGGGCTGGTGTCGTGGGGCCTGGGTTGCGGCGAGCGAGGCATTCCTGGAGTGTACACCAACGTGCCTTACTACATCGACTGGATCCGCTCCATCACCAAGTCCTAG